In one Streptomyces venezuelae genomic region, the following are encoded:
- a CDS encoding tetratricopeptide repeat protein: MNGHSGADRDRLLSQAVRLRETGRREEARERLVALSAELPHDAEVAYQAAWVHDTLGLEAEAVPYYERALSGSALTDDDRRGALLGLGSTYRILGRYAEAVATLSEGVAEFPEDNGLKTFLAMALYNTGRTHEGMQLLLTLLVTTTGDPELAGYRPAIEEYAKDLDATMG, translated from the coding sequence TTGAACGGGCATTCGGGCGCGGACAGGGATCGGCTGCTGTCGCAGGCCGTGCGGCTTCGGGAGACGGGGCGGCGCGAGGAGGCCAGGGAGCGCCTTGTCGCTCTGTCCGCCGAACTTCCTCACGACGCGGAGGTCGCGTACCAGGCGGCGTGGGTCCACGACACGCTGGGCCTTGAGGCCGAGGCGGTGCCGTACTACGAGCGCGCGCTGAGCGGATCGGCGTTGACGGATGACGACCGTCGCGGAGCGCTGTTGGGCCTGGGCAGCACGTACCGAATCCTCGGTCGCTACGCGGAAGCGGTCGCCACCCTCAGCGAGGGTGTGGCCGAGTTCCCCGAGGACAACGGACTCAAGACGTTCCTGGCCATGGCCTTGTACAACACTGGTCGAACGCACGAGGGGATGCAGCTGCTTCTGACGCTGCTCGTCACCACGACCGGAGACCCTGAGCTCGCGGGCTACCGTCCCGCCATCGAGGAGTACGCCAAGGATCTGGACGCGACGATGGGATGA
- a CDS encoding DEAD/DEAH box helicase — translation MIFVGTSGSLIGWEGRQDGGVTLIDQLPPDADPDALFEAFSSWAEDQGITLYPAQEEALIEVVSGANVILSTPTGSGKSLVAAGAHFTALAQDKVTFYTAPIKALVSEKFFDLCKLFGTENVGMLTGDASVNSDAPVICCTAEVLASIALRDGKDADIGQVVMDEFHFYAEPDRGWAWQIPLLELPQAQFILMSATLGDVSMFEKDLTRRTGRPTSVVRSATRPVPLSYEYRLTPITETITELLETKQAPVYIVHFTQAQAVERAQSLMSINMCTREEKDKIAELIGNFRFTTKFGRNLSRYVRHGIGVHHAGMLPKYRRLVEKLAQAGLLKVICGTDTLGVGVNVPIRTVLFTALTKYDGNRVRTLRAREFHQIAGRAGRAGFDTAGFVVAQAPEHVIENEKALAKAGDDAKKRRKVVRKKAPEGFVAWSESTFEKLIASEPEPLTSRFRVTHTMLLSVIARPGNAFEAMRHLLEDNHEPRKQQLRHIRRAIAIYRSLLDGGIVEKLDVPDSTGRIVRLTVDLQQDFALNQPLSTFALAAFEVLDPESPSYALDMVSVVESTLDDPRQILAAQQNKARGEAVALMKADGVEYEDRMERLQDITYPKPLEELLFHAYNTYRTSHPWVGDHPLSPKSVIRDMYERALSFTEFTSFYELARTEGIVLRYLASAYKALEHTIPDDLKSEDLEDLIAWLGEMVRQVDSSLLDEWEQLANPEVMTAEEAQEKADQVKPVTANARAFRVLVRNALFRRVELAALDHVEELGELDAESGWDADAWGEAMDKYWDEYEDLGTGPDARGPKLLLIEEDPEHGLWRVRQTFADPNGDHDWGISAEVDLAASDEEGLAVIRVTDVGQL, via the coding sequence GTGATCTTCGTGGGGACCTCCGGTTCCCTCATCGGGTGGGAAGGAAGGCAAGATGGGGGTGTGACCCTTATCGATCAGCTGCCGCCCGACGCCGACCCCGATGCCCTCTTCGAAGCCTTCTCGTCGTGGGCCGAGGACCAGGGCATCACTCTCTACCCGGCCCAGGAGGAGGCGCTGATCGAGGTGGTCTCCGGGGCGAACGTGATCTTGTCCACGCCCACCGGCTCCGGCAAGAGTCTGGTCGCGGCGGGGGCGCACTTCACGGCGCTCGCCCAGGACAAGGTCACCTTCTACACGGCGCCCATCAAGGCACTGGTGTCCGAGAAGTTCTTCGACCTGTGCAAGCTCTTCGGCACCGAGAACGTCGGCATGCTGACGGGCGACGCGTCCGTGAACTCCGACGCTCCCGTCATCTGCTGCACGGCCGAGGTCCTCGCCTCGATCGCGTTGCGGGACGGTAAGGACGCCGACATCGGCCAGGTCGTGATGGACGAGTTCCACTTCTACGCCGAGCCGGACCGCGGCTGGGCCTGGCAGATCCCGCTCCTCGAACTTCCGCAGGCGCAGTTCATCCTCATGTCGGCGACGCTCGGCGACGTCTCCATGTTCGAGAAGGACCTGACGCGCCGCACCGGCCGACCCACCTCGGTCGTGCGGTCGGCGACGCGCCCGGTGCCGCTCTCGTACGAGTACCGTCTGACGCCGATCACTGAGACGATCACCGAGCTCCTGGAGACCAAGCAGGCGCCGGTCTACATCGTGCACTTCACCCAGGCCCAGGCGGTCGAGCGCGCACAGTCGCTCATGAGCATCAACATGTGCACGCGCGAGGAGAAGGACAAGATCGCCGAGCTGATCGGCAATTTCCGCTTCACCACCAAGTTCGGCCGCAACCTCTCCCGCTACGTGCGCCACGGGATCGGCGTGCACCACGCGGGCATGCTGCCCAAGTACCGCCGCCTGGTGGAGAAGCTCGCGCAGGCGGGTCTCCTGAAGGTCATCTGCGGCACCGACACCCTGGGCGTCGGCGTCAACGTCCCGATCCGCACTGTGCTGTTCACCGCCCTCACCAAGTACGACGGCAACCGGGTCCGCACGCTGCGCGCGCGGGAGTTCCACCAGATCGCCGGGCGTGCCGGGCGTGCGGGTTTCGACACGGCGGGCTTCGTGGTGGCGCAGGCGCCCGAGCACGTCATCGAGAACGAGAAGGCGCTGGCCAAGGCCGGCGACGATGCGAAGAAGCGCCGCAAGGTCGTCCGCAAGAAGGCGCCCGAGGGTTTCGTCGCCTGGTCCGAGAGCACCTTCGAGAAGCTCATCGCTTCCGAGCCGGAGCCGTTGACGTCCCGCTTCCGGGTCACGCACACCATGCTGCTGTCCGTGATCGCCCGGCCGGGCAACGCCTTCGAGGCGATGCGTCACCTCCTCGAGGACAACCACGAGCCGCGGAAGCAGCAGCTGCGGCACATCCGACGGGCCATTGCGATCTACCGCTCCCTGCTCGACGGCGGGATCGTGGAGAAGCTCGACGTGCCGGACTCCACGGGCCGCATCGTGCGCCTGACCGTCGACCTTCAGCAGGACTTCGCACTCAACCAGCCACTGTCGACGTTCGCTCTCGCCGCCTTCGAGGTCCTCGACCCCGAGTCCCCCTCTTACGCCTTGGACATGGTGTCCGTCGTCGAGTCCACCCTCGACGATCCCCGCCAGATCCTCGCGGCCCAGCAGAACAAGGCGCGCGGTGAAGCCGTGGCGCTGATGAAGGCGGACGGCGTCGAGTACGAGGACCGCATGGAGCGGCTCCAGGACATCACGTACCCCAAGCCTCTGGAGGAGCTGCTCTTCCACGCGTACAACACGTACCGCACGAGCCACCCGTGGGTCGGCGACCACCCGCTGTCCCCGAAGTCGGTCATCCGGGACATGTACGAACGGGCGTTGTCCTTCACGGAGTTCACGTCGTTCTACGAGCTCGCCCGTACCGAAGGCATCGTGCTGCGCTACCTCGCGAGCGCGTACAAGGCCTTGGAGCACACCATCCCGGACGACCTGAAGTCCGAGGACCTTGAAGACCTGATCGCCTGGCTCGGCGAGATGGTCCGGCAGGTCGACTCCAGCCTCCTCGACGAGTGGGAACAGCTGGCCAACCCCGAGGTCATGACGGCCGAGGAGGCTCAGGAGAAGGCTGACCAGGTCAAGCCGGTCACGGCCAACGCGCGCGCCTTCCGCGTCCTGGTCCGCAACGCGCTGTTCCGCAGGGTCGAGCTGGCAGCTCTCGACCACGTCGAGGAGCTGGGCGAGCTGGACGCCGAGTCCGGGTGGGACGCGGACGCCTGGGGTGAGGCCATGGACAAGTACTGGGACGAGTACGAAGATCTCGGCACCGGTCCCGACGCCCGCGGTCCCAAGCTGTTGCTCATCGAGGAGGATCCCGAGCACGGTCTGTGGCGCGTCCGGCAGACGTTCGCCGACCCGAACGGCGACCATGACTGGGGCATCAGCGCGGAGGTCGATCTCGCCGCTTCCGACGAGGAGGGTCTCGCCGTCATCCGGGTCACGGACGTCGGTCAGCTCTGA
- a CDS encoding roadblock/LC7 domain-containing protein: MGQSMGLGWLLDDLTQRMEHVRHALVLSNDGLVTAASSDLKREDAEHLAAVSSGLHSLAKGSGRHFHAGNVRQTMIEFDDAVLFVTAAGDGSCLCVLSSAEADIGQVAYEMTLLVNRVGEHLGVDARQPERTPVVDL, translated from the coding sequence ATGGGGCAGAGCATGGGGCTCGGCTGGCTGCTGGACGACCTGACCCAGCGAATGGAGCACGTACGACACGCGTTGGTGCTGTCGAACGACGGCTTGGTGACCGCCGCCAGTTCGGACCTGAAGCGGGAGGACGCGGAACACCTGGCGGCGGTCTCTTCGGGGCTGCACAGCCTCGCCAAGGGGTCGGGCCGCCACTTCCACGCCGGAAACGTCCGTCAGACGATGATCGAGTTCGACGACGCGGTTCTCTTCGTCACCGCCGCCGGCGACGGCAGCTGCCTGTGCGTCCTGAGCTCGGCGGAGGCGGACATCGGCCAGGTCGCCTACGAGATGACGTTGCTCGTGAACCGGGTCGGCGAGCACCTCGGCGTGGACGCACGGCAACCGGAACGCACCCCGGTCGTGGACCTCTGA
- a CDS encoding acyl-CoA thioesterase yields MNNPADKLVDLLDLEQIEVNIFRGRSPNESLQRVFGGQVAGQALVAAGRTTEGDRPVHSLHAYFLRPGRPGVPIVYQVERVRDGRSFTTRRVTAVQQGRTIFNLTASFHQPEQGAFEHQLPPRLAAPSPESLPTVAEEIKEHLGALPEQLERMARRQPFDIRYVDRLRWTAEEIKDAEPRSAVWMRAVGPLGDDPLVHTCALTYASDMTLLDAVRIPVEPLWGPRGFDMASLDHAMWFHRPFRADEWFLYDQESPIVTGGRGLARGRIYDTEGRLLVSVVQEGLFRPYGERHMDSPTSGA; encoded by the coding sequence ATGAACAATCCCGCCGACAAGTTGGTCGACCTGCTGGACCTGGAGCAGATCGAGGTCAACATCTTCCGGGGCCGCAGCCCGAACGAGTCCTTGCAGCGCGTGTTCGGCGGACAGGTCGCCGGCCAGGCTCTGGTGGCGGCGGGCCGCACCACCGAAGGCGACCGTCCGGTGCACTCGCTGCACGCGTATTTCCTGCGCCCGGGCCGCCCGGGCGTGCCGATCGTGTACCAGGTCGAGCGGGTCAGGGACGGGCGCTCCTTCACCACGCGCCGCGTCACCGCGGTCCAGCAAGGCAGGACCATCTTCAATCTCACCGCCTCCTTCCATCAGCCCGAACAGGGCGCCTTCGAACACCAGCTGCCGCCGCGCCTGGCGGCCCCTTCTCCGGAGTCGCTGCCGACGGTCGCCGAGGAGATCAAGGAGCACCTCGGCGCGCTCCCCGAGCAGTTGGAACGCATGGCCCGCCGTCAGCCCTTCGACATCCGCTACGTCGACCGGCTGCGCTGGACCGCCGAGGAGATCAAGGACGCCGAGCCGCGCAGCGCGGTGTGGATGCGCGCCGTGGGACCGCTGGGCGACGATCCGCTCGTGCACACCTGTGCGCTCACCTATGCGAGCGACATGACGCTCCTCGACGCGGTCCGCATCCCGGTCGAGCCGCTCTGGGGGCCACGCGGCTTCGACATGGCGTCGCTCGACCACGCCATGTGGTTCCACCGCCCCTTCCGCGCCGACGAGTGGTTCCTCTACGACCAGGAGTCCCCCATCGTCACGGGAGGCCGCGGCCTCGCCCGGGGGCGCATCTACGACACGGAGGGCCGTCTCCTGGTGTCGGTGGTTCAGGAGGGGCTGTTCCGGCCGTACGGAGAGCGCCACATGGACAGCCCGACATCGGGCGCCTGA
- a CDS encoding ABC transporter ATP-binding protein: MTSSRRGRAAVPSVPGQLPVADRHQVRRAAVHLIRQDTGAFATMIAFNALAAAAGLTGPWLLGRIINTVRDGGGVDAVDRLALGILAGALAQLLLARHARYLAHRFGERTLARIREQFVDRALALPASVVERAGAGDLTARGTTDVATAGQMLRDTGPDVFVAAVQAVFILAAVFLLDPLLGACGVLGLTGIWFATRWYLRRARSAYLDQGAAHSALAEVLAATASGARTVDALRLRERRIADSEAEIERCVAAQDRTLFLRSVLFPSIDISYAIPVVAVLFLGGVLHHQGSVSLGTVVAAALYLQQLSQPLDTILQQVERVQSSGASFARVEGLAAAPKGPSEPSSGSTPEGDRIEVREVRFAYDTGGDVLRGVSLSVRPGERLAVVGPSGAGKSTLSRLLAGIDTPDTGTVTVGGVPIADLSPGRLRQQVVLVTQEHHVFLGTVRDNLLIAAESATDAELEAALTAVGADWSVALPAGLDTELGPGGHRLHGAQAQQLALARVVLADPHTVILDEATALLDPTTARHTERALAAVLRGRTVIAIAHRLQTAHDADRVAVMRDGRVTELGPHEELVEADGAYAALWHSWHGEPRRSPHGDEPGGA; encoded by the coding sequence ATGACGTCGTCCCGCCGCGGCCGGGCTGCCGTGCCTTCCGTACCCGGTCAGCTGCCCGTGGCCGACCGCCACCAGGTCCGCCGCGCCGCCGTCCACCTCATCCGCCAGGACACCGGCGCGTTCGCCACGATGATCGCCTTCAACGCACTCGCGGCGGCAGCGGGCCTCACCGGTCCCTGGCTGCTCGGCCGCATCATCAACACGGTCAGGGACGGCGGTGGCGTCGACGCCGTCGATCGCCTCGCCCTCGGCATCCTGGCCGGTGCCCTCGCCCAGCTCCTTCTGGCGCGCCACGCCCGCTACCTCGCCCACCGCTTCGGCGAGCGGACCCTCGCCCGCATCCGTGAACAGTTCGTCGACCGGGCACTCGCGCTGCCCGCCTCGGTGGTGGAACGAGCCGGTGCCGGTGATCTGACGGCACGCGGCACCACCGACGTGGCGACGGCCGGACAGATGCTGCGCGACACCGGGCCCGATGTGTTCGTCGCGGCGGTGCAGGCGGTGTTCATCCTGGCCGCGGTCTTCCTTCTCGACCCGCTGCTCGGTGCCTGTGGCGTGCTCGGCCTCACCGGCATCTGGTTCGCCACCCGCTGGTACCTGCGCCGTGCGCGTTCCGCCTACCTCGACCAGGGCGCGGCACACTCCGCACTGGCGGAAGTGCTCGCGGCCACCGCCTCCGGAGCCCGCACCGTCGACGCTCTGCGGCTGCGCGAGCGTCGTATCGCGGACAGCGAGGCGGAGATCGAGCGGTGCGTCGCCGCTCAGGACCGCACATTGTTCCTGCGCAGCGTCCTGTTCCCCTCCATCGACATCTCGTACGCGATCCCGGTCGTCGCCGTGCTGTTCCTCGGAGGCGTACTGCATCACCAGGGGTCCGTGAGCCTCGGCACAGTCGTCGCCGCGGCCCTGTATCTCCAGCAGCTCTCCCAGCCCCTGGACACGATCCTTCAGCAGGTCGAACGGGTTCAGTCGAGCGGCGCCTCCTTCGCCCGCGTCGAAGGACTGGCCGCCGCCCCGAAGGGACCTTCCGAGCCCTCCTCCGGCAGCACCCCCGAGGGCGACCGCATCGAGGTGCGGGAAGTGCGCTTCGCGTACGACACTGGCGGCGACGTCCTGCGCGGGGTCAGCCTCTCCGTTCGTCCCGGTGAGCGTCTCGCCGTCGTCGGGCCCTCGGGGGCGGGAAAGAGCACCCTGAGCCGCCTCCTGGCCGGTATCGACACGCCCGACACCGGAACGGTGACCGTCGGCGGCGTACCGATTGCCGACCTGTCCCCCGGCCGACTGCGTCAGCAGGTCGTCCTCGTCACCCAGGAGCACCACGTGTTCCTCGGCACCGTCCGGGACAACCTCCTGATAGCGGCGGAGTCCGCCACGGACGCCGAACTCGAAGCGGCCCTCACCGCGGTCGGCGCCGACTGGTCGGTCGCCCTGCCGGCCGGCCTCGACACCGAGCTGGGGCCTGGAGGCCACCGGTTGCACGGAGCGCAGGCCCAGCAATTGGCCTTGGCCCGAGTCGTGCTCGCCGACCCGCACACAGTGATCCTCGACGAGGCCACCGCACTTCTGGACCCGACGACAGCACGCCACACGGAGCGGGCCCTGGCCGCGGTCCTTCGGGGGCGCACCGTCATCGCCATCGCCCACCGGCTCCAGACGGCCCACGACGCGGACCGCGTGGCGGTGATGCGGGACGGCCGAGTGACCGAGCTGGGCCCCCACGAGGAGCTCGTCGAGGCCGACGGCGCGTACGCCGCGCTGTGGCACTCCTGGCACGGCGAACCGCGGCGTTCCCCACACGGTGACGAGCCGGGCGGGGCGTGA
- a CDS encoding DUF6397 family protein, whose translation MTGDTITHQAGQTTVRPTVTPSWAARELGLKRGEFDLAVMLGRIRTVGEAPGGQRRVTRGEIDRVRGGEGCLEALREGVRAVGTTEGAELMDITTARFTRLARAGFLTPVKWYLNRYRTVVWLYLAEELQHFAASELNAALLTGRLPESMRGRLEEGQDLRARNWRGRHAGFLLRQSEDAWERVAVMASLLDPVQIAEIVRDPYERAYLNRLKPAPRNSHGGPESPGARIVERITTADDPDEIRWLRSSLLIGLVQARAQRPAPRPAPRTDHEPSSHATEWTAPGDTVAVEEPPRGLLKWLRRRKP comes from the coding sequence ATGACCGGTGACACCATCACGCACCAGGCCGGGCAGACGACCGTCCGGCCGACCGTCACACCGAGCTGGGCAGCCAGGGAACTGGGATTGAAGCGCGGGGAGTTCGACCTGGCCGTCATGCTCGGGCGCATCCGCACGGTAGGGGAGGCGCCGGGTGGGCAACGCCGCGTCACCCGCGGGGAGATCGACCGCGTGCGCGGAGGAGAGGGCTGCCTCGAAGCTTTGCGGGAGGGCGTCAGAGCCGTGGGCACCACGGAGGGTGCCGAGCTCATGGACATCACCACGGCCCGCTTCACCCGCCTTGCCCGCGCGGGCTTCCTGACGCCCGTGAAGTGGTACCTGAATCGGTACCGCACTGTCGTCTGGCTCTATCTCGCCGAAGAGCTGCAGCATTTCGCCGCTTCCGAACTCAACGCCGCACTTCTCACGGGCCGCCTGCCCGAATCGATGCGAGGACGGCTCGAAGAGGGCCAGGACCTGCGGGCCCGCAATTGGCGGGGACGGCACGCCGGATTCCTGCTCCGGCAGTCGGAGGACGCGTGGGAGCGGGTGGCGGTCATGGCTTCGCTGCTCGACCCGGTACAGATCGCGGAGATCGTCCGGGACCCCTACGAACGCGCCTACCTCAACCGGCTCAAGCCCGCGCCGCGCAACAGCCATGGAGGGCCGGAATCGCCCGGGGCGCGCATCGTGGAAAGGATCACGACGGCAGACGATCCCGACGAGATCCGATGGCTGCGCTCCAGCCTTCTGATCGGTCTCGTCCAGGCCCGCGCGCAGCGTCCGGCGCCACGGCCGGCACCGCGAACCGACCATGAACCGAGCTCCCACGCCACGGAGTGGACAGCGCCAGGCGATACCGTCGCGGTGGAGGAGCCGCCCAGAGGCCTGCTGAAGTGGCTTCGCCGCCGTAAACCCTAG
- a CDS encoding metal-dependent hydrolase — translation MMGPAHSLSGAAAWLGVGAAAAAAGHTMPWPVLLVGALICAGAALAPDLDHKSATISRAFGPVSRGLCEIVDKLSYAVYKATRKQGDPRRSGGHRTLTHTWLWAVLIGAGASALAIFGGRWAVLGILFVHMVLAIEGLLWRAARGSSSDVLVWLLAATSAWILAGVLDKPGNGADWLFTEPGQEYLWLGLPIVLGALVHDIGDALTVSGCPILWPIPIGRKRWYPVGPPKVMRFRAGSWIELKVLMPVFMLLGGVGGAAALNFI, via the coding sequence ATGATGGGACCGGCACACTCACTGTCGGGAGCGGCGGCCTGGCTCGGGGTCGGCGCTGCCGCGGCGGCCGCAGGGCACACCATGCCCTGGCCGGTCCTCCTCGTAGGGGCGCTGATCTGCGCAGGAGCGGCGCTCGCGCCCGACCTGGACCACAAATCTGCGACCATCTCGCGAGCCTTCGGACCGGTCTCCCGTGGCTTGTGCGAGATCGTCGACAAACTCTCGTACGCCGTCTACAAGGCGACCCGCAAGCAGGGGGACCCGCGTCGCTCGGGCGGACACCGTACGCTCACGCACACCTGGCTCTGGGCGGTGCTGATCGGAGCGGGCGCCTCGGCCCTGGCGATCTTCGGCGGCCGCTGGGCGGTCCTCGGGATCCTCTTCGTCCACATGGTGCTCGCGATCGAGGGCCTGCTGTGGCGGGCCGCCCGCGGGTCCAGCAGCGATGTGCTCGTGTGGTTGCTCGCCGCGACGAGTGCCTGGATCCTCGCCGGGGTCCTGGACAAGCCGGGCAACGGCGCGGACTGGCTGTTCACCGAGCCCGGCCAGGAGTATCTGTGGCTGGGGCTGCCGATCGTGCTCGGCGCCCTGGTGCACGACATCGGGGACGCGCTGACCGTCTCCGGGTGCCCGATCCTGTGGCCCATCCCCATCGGCCGCAAGCGCTGGTACCCGGTCGGGCCGCCGAAGGTGATGCGGTTCCGGGCCGGCAGCTGGATCGAGCTCAAGGTGCTGATGCCGGTGTTCATGCTGCTCGGGGGAGTGGGCGGCGCGGCCGCGCTCAACTTCATCTGA
- a CDS encoding ABC transporter transmembrane domain-containing protein gives MAAPSTNPGAPDRRGPARYLWWAIVSQPQRVVLGALLGSVWMVCLTLPPYVLSRAIDDGLRPGDRSALVGWCAALFGIGLLNAWLAIMRHRTMTRIRLDAYFRTVRVVVDQATRLGAALPRRVSAGEVVTIGHSDVGVISQTLTVTGPGVGAVIAYFVVASLLLSVSPPLAVVVLVGVPLLAVLIGPFLGRLQGAESAYRERQGALAAILGDLAGGLRVLNGLGGKGVFAARYREGSRRLRDEGYRVGSSMSWVQAFGIGLPTLFLAAVTWLAARMAAQGTITVGELVAVYGYVAVLVLPVTFLIEGSYDISRGLVAARRVVDFLNLAPGEWESSARAEPVPGPREPSVLRDPLSGVEVVPGLLTALVSARTSDGADIVDRLGRFAPSLATWGSVRIDAVALDEVRTRILVADNEADLFAGTVRAAVAGRCAPDEQAIARAVDAAMARDIVLGLSDGLDATLDSHGRNLSGGQRQRVRLARALLAEPEVLLAVEPTSAVDAHTEANMATRLRTARTGRTTLVTTTSPLVLDRADVVHYLVDGRVSATGSHADLFARHPDYRRLVSRGTDEGAETESHVAEDRDAKGREGEGHEAGNQHEAEDRTRPDPSDEPTHEALR, from the coding sequence ATGGCTGCACCGTCCACGAATCCTGGCGCCCCCGACCGGCGCGGGCCTGCCCGCTACCTGTGGTGGGCGATCGTCAGCCAACCCCAACGTGTGGTCCTCGGAGCCCTGTTGGGCAGCGTGTGGATGGTCTGCCTCACCCTGCCCCCGTACGTCCTTTCGCGCGCCATCGACGACGGTCTGCGACCGGGCGACCGCTCCGCCCTCGTCGGCTGGTGCGCGGCCCTGTTCGGCATCGGGCTCCTCAACGCCTGGCTGGCGATCATGCGGCACCGCACCATGACCCGGATCCGCCTCGACGCCTACTTCCGTACCGTGCGCGTCGTGGTCGACCAGGCGACCCGCCTCGGCGCGGCCCTGCCACGTCGCGTCTCGGCCGGTGAGGTCGTCACGATCGGTCACTCCGACGTGGGTGTGATCAGCCAGACCCTGACCGTGACGGGCCCCGGAGTGGGTGCCGTGATCGCCTACTTCGTGGTGGCCTCGCTGCTGCTGTCCGTCTCTCCGCCGCTCGCCGTCGTGGTGTTGGTGGGCGTGCCTCTCCTCGCGGTGCTGATCGGTCCGTTCCTCGGCCGCCTGCAGGGAGCCGAGTCGGCCTACCGGGAGCGTCAGGGCGCACTCGCCGCGATTCTCGGCGACCTCGCCGGCGGTCTCCGTGTCCTCAATGGCCTGGGTGGCAAGGGTGTGTTCGCGGCCCGGTACCGCGAGGGGTCGCGACGGCTCCGTGACGAGGGCTACCGGGTCGGTTCGAGCATGAGCTGGGTCCAGGCCTTCGGCATCGGCCTGCCCACTCTGTTCCTGGCCGCCGTGACCTGGCTCGCCGCGCGCATGGCTGCCCAGGGCACCATCACCGTGGGCGAGTTGGTGGCCGTCTACGGCTACGTCGCGGTGCTCGTCCTGCCGGTGACGTTCCTCATCGAAGGCAGCTACGACATCAGCCGGGGCCTGGTCGCCGCACGGCGGGTCGTGGACTTCTTGAACCTGGCACCCGGGGAGTGGGAGTCCTCCGCGCGTGCGGAGCCCGTGCCCGGGCCGCGGGAGCCGTCCGTGCTGCGCGACCCGCTGTCCGGTGTGGAGGTCGTGCCCGGGCTCCTCACCGCGCTCGTCAGTGCTCGCACCTCCGACGGAGCGGACATCGTCGACCGTCTGGGTCGGTTCGCTCCTTCCCTGGCCACCTGGGGTTCGGTACGCATCGACGCCGTCGCTCTGGACGAGGTCCGCACCCGGATCCTGGTGGCGGACAACGAGGCCGACCTCTTCGCAGGTACGGTGCGCGCCGCCGTCGCCGGCCGCTGCGCGCCGGACGAGCAAGCAATCGCCCGCGCGGTAGACGCGGCCATGGCCCGTGACATCGTCCTCGGCCTGTCGGACGGGCTCGATGCCACGCTCGACTCCCACGGCCGCAACCTGTCCGGTGGCCAGCGTCAGCGTGTCCGCCTGGCCCGGGCCCTCCTCGCCGAACCGGAAGTCCTCCTGGCCGTCGAACCCACCTCTGCCGTCGACGCCCACACCGAGGCGAACATGGCCACCCGGCTGCGCACCGCCCGCACAGGCCGCACGACTCTCGTCACCACCACGTCCCCCCTCGTCCTGGACCGAGCAGACGTCGTCCACTACCTGGTCGACGGTCGGGTCAGCGCGACCGGCAGTCACGCCGACCTGTTCGCCCGGCACCCCGACTACCGGCGCCTGGTCTCGCGCGGCACGGACGAAGGCGCCGAGACGGAGAGCCACGTGGCCGAGGACCGTGATGCGAAGGGCCGCGAGGGTGAAGGCCACGAAGCGGGCAACCAACACGAGGCAGAAGACCGCACTCGCCCTGACCCTTCCGACGAGCCGACTCATGAGGCCCTCCGATGA